tcaaaaagttaaacacagaattaattaccatatgacctgtcaattccactcctaaggtatatacccaaaagaatagaaagcagggactcaaaaacaGACACTTTGTACACCAATGCTCACAGTAGcataattcacaatagccaaaaagttggaaacaacccaaatgtccatcaacagatgagtggataaacaaaatgtggtatatacatgcactAAAATATTATTAGGCTGTAAAAAAGGATGCTACAACATGGCTCTACATTGAAAACATTTtcctgaatgaaataagacaaacacagaaggacaaatattgtatgattctgccTGTATGTAGGTATCTAGAATAgtgaaattcatagagacagaaggttgAGTAGTGGTTAAAAAGGGCtggggggaagggacaatggggagttactATTTAACAGAATTCAGAGTTTGTGTCTGGGATGATGAGAACACTCTGGAAACAGACAGTTGTGACAGATATACAACATTGTGGATGTCCTTAATACTGGTGAATTGTATActaaaaaatgctgaaaatggTAAATGTTAgcttatgtatattttaccacaattttttaaaaaggctgaaaaataaagaaatgagtcCATGACTGTTCAGCAGTTTTCTACTGTACTGCTAATCTCATTCTTCTGATCATTTGCCTACTATGTTTTAAATACTCATTCCTGACAAAAGAGCAAACAGCAGGGTTTAAATATCCTGCTTACTTTCACAACATGAGCTTCTGAAAAGACAGGTGAAACTTAATGTGATAAGATGAACAAACTTTTGGATGCTCTCAAGTGTTGGGATGGATTGTGTGTTAAGCTGGTACTATGACTCCTGTCTAAGGCTGTGGAGCACATTTTCCAAACTGCCCTTACTTTTCTGCTGGCGGGTTAGAGTTGGCCCAGAGCGCATCTGAAGGAGAATGGAAGACGGACGTGCAGGCGGCATCACTCTCAGGAGGCAGCGATGGTCAGGTGCGGAGGGCTGAGCACAGCTCAGCGCAGCTCGCCTCCCACCCAGCGTCCAGCTTGTGCCACCAAGGCCACCAAGGGCCCCCAGCCTCCCACCAGGCCCTCGGCTGTGGCCCACAGGGAGGGAGTTCCAGCGACACAGTGACTTCCCAGATATGACAGCCTCCAAAGCCTCTACAGAGCTCCCCGTTCCTAACCCCCTTTTGTTGGCCAAATACACATGCTTCTCATATTTTCTTACAAGCGTCAAACTGTCCACCTGGGACACATCTGCTTTAAGAAGACCAATTTCTCTGCCCCTTCAGCTCCCCCTTGCAGACCTTCTCCTCACCAGCTTTCCTTGCATTCGGGAAGGGCAAATTTATATGTATTACATCTTTTATTGCTCCCTTTACAGAGACTCTGCTTTTTCTGACTAAACCCTGGCTAAAAgagttgactttttaaaagaggCTTATATGCCTTTATTCAtcaattttataaatttgtaGTTTTTagaatgaaatacattttaatctCCTCTGATTAAAAACAGTCACAAACGAAATGACAATGCTTTTATTGTTTTAACACAGATATACTATTTGCCAGGTAATCGCTATGATTTCCAACATGTGGACCAAGAATTCTAACTTAcgtaaaaacataaaatatacaaaactgAAGTTAGTTTAACCAAAATTAGATACTTTCcttcatggagaaaaaaaattagaaactgccacatggtttttaaaaaacctaGCTTTCCCTTGTGGCATACTGGGAAACTTGTTTTTCCTGTACCCTAGTTTAAATTACTATAACAGAATATAACATACAAGCACATTTTGGAACCACACATGTAATATCAGCTACTTCTTTTTACCCtaataaatttaaagtaaaatatagctttttttcccaaacaaattctttcaaaactattttttcccaaaatatttaatacagtgattttttctgtttttagaaaaGACTAGACTTCCCAATCTTTCCCATcttggaggaaaaaacaaaaaggcactGACTACTACCCAGAGTGGGAAGGAACCAGGATGCAGAGGACCTTTCTGGGCAGTGGGAAAGGGTTATGAGGCTCAGCTAGAGGAATGTCAGCCGGGTTCCAGCCTTCTAATCTGCTTCTCCGCTGCTCCCGTCATGGTGAACGGCGGGCACAGCCTGCTGGCACGTTCAGGTGCTTAACACAACCAGCTTATGAAGCTGGTAGAGAAAAGTGGCCTTCTCTCTGCCAGTCTCCCTCTCAGCCTGCTCCATGACCAGCTTTGGGTCGACCTAACGAGGCAAACAAAGGGGCCAGTCAGGCTCCATCTTACCAGCATGGGCTTTTCTAGACAtaacataaataagtaaataaaactatACACGCACATATACAGAGACATGTAACATACCAGGAAGTAgtcattcatttttctaaaaatacttACATAATGCTTCTCTATTCTCAAAATACTTCATACAATATACTTGATAGTTCACTTTTAAATTCATGTTTACTTCCATAATCTTAACTCAGAAATCTCCCCTACATTCCTTCCTACGTAAACACAATAACATCAGTAGAAGCACTGAAAGCATGTGAGTTTTCTAAAACAGGCCAACCTCAAAATGAAGTTCTACTTTCAAGCTAACTCCTGCTACTGTATCCAGCTTCCAACAGCCCCGACCAAGCCCTGGCAGGCGTGACCCTGCCCCCCTTAGGGTTAGGGTGGTGcaaccctcccccccacccccgttcCCACTGGGCAGAGCACTGGGCCCACAAGGGAACTGGCTCCAGAGACTGGCCTTGAGGATTCTAAAAAGGGAAACCAGCCAAAGGGCAGTGGAGAGAAGGGATTTCTCACAGTGAAAGTCACCTGTAGACTCAGGATGGAAGGATCCATCCTCCAGGGCATCGTCTGACGTCCACTGCCGAAAGATGAGGGATTCATGCCCAGCCGGCTTATTTATAGAGAACCCCCTGGCCCTAGAACTAAAGCTCAAATTCCCCCCAGAGTTTCACTGAGAACACATCTTACTCAGAACTCGAACCCTTACAGACAGGAAACAACAAGGTTCCCACAACGGACCCGGCCCAATCACAACCAGTGAGGTTAAAGCCTGGCAAGCAAACAATGTGGCGGGACGGGCAAGATCTGTGTCTACATACATGGCCAAACCCAGTAACTCACAACCTGATCTTCCCCAAATTACAGGGAAACTGGCCTGGGCCTGCCCTTCCCCTGAGGCAATGCAGGAAGGGCTCCAACAGGGCTTGCCACTGCCCCCACGCTCGCCCTCTCGGTCTCCCGGAGCAACCCCTGCTCTGAGCCGGAACCCACCCTCCTCAGCGGGCCCTGCAGCCTCACTCACCTGATCCCAATCATACGGTTTCTCATGCCACTTAGGGACAATTCTTCCTCTCGGTTTCAACTGACAGaataaactgaaatttaaaaaaggaaaactaaattaCTTTAATTACTTGTTAGTAATTGAAAACTCActgtaacttttaaaaagatttaaatcctATATATCTTCCCTCAGAATTATAACTAGAGTAAGTTTTTAAAGGGTCAGATTCTATACAGTTAGGATCTGAGCATATTTTAACTGCAGCACATTCAGAAAAGGGGAAACTGAAGCAGCAGTCTCTGAGGACAGCCCTCAGGCTCTCTGGGCTTGCTCTGTCGCTGCAACTGCTGCACTGCTCAGTCAAGTTCTGTGAAATGCAACAGGACATTTCATATCATCTGCTCTTAAGCAGCCGTTGACAGGTGACAAATACCAGCTTAAAAAGCTTGAGAGACATGGAATTCTAGCAATGAGGAACTGACGAGTTTGCAAATCTTCTCCCCAAAAAACAACTACAAAATTGTACAAAATTACCAACAACAACCATTTCAAGGCTCTAGAAATCAACCCAAGGCAAACAAGCCCAGAAGCACAGATTCAGAAAAAGCCGCAGAACTTCAGGTGAGAAGAGAAGGAGGCTGTGGAGCAACTGCCCACACCTGCCTGCTCAGTCTCCCGGAGGAGAGAAGCCAGGGCTGGGCCGGCCACGAAAGCCAGCCATCTCCACCGCAGGGGCTGGCAGCACTGTCAGGAAACAGCGAACCTGGTAGGAAACGAAAGGCGAAAGCCCACAGCTCTACAGCCTTGGGCTGAGGTCCTGCTTGGGGCATGCGAGACAGGCTCTCCCACACCCCCAGTGGACAGGGAGGTGCAGACACAGACCCCTGGGAAGGCCCGTGCTCCCCCCACAACCCTGGCTGACCCAGAGGCTGCATGCATGCATCAGAAAGACCTGGGGAGCCCTGGCAGAAAATACAAGGCAGGCAAGGGCTGAAAATGGACAGAACTTTGAATGACCTCCCCAAGCCACACAGAGATCCACAGGCAGGCTTAGAAGCCTCAGTGCCCAAGCATCGAAGCATGGCCTTGGACGTGTCACCACTGAGCACTGAGCAGTGCAGACACAAGCACTCCTTTAGGAGGCTGGGCTAAAACCCAGAAATGACAACCAAAAAGCACCACACATGGGGGAGATTAAGTCCAGGCAAGTTACTACTCTGGTACATTtgtcaacaaaacaaaacaaaacaatgacaaaaaatgCAAAGACAACCtttgagagaaaaagaatcaaaatccTAAACTGCTACACTGCATTATCTAAAATGCccaattttcaacaaaaaatcaTGAGGCATACAAAGACAAGGAACATGGGACTCAAATTCAGTAAAATAAAGCAGCTAACAGAAACGCACTGAGTCGCCCAAGTGCGGGATTTAGAACACAAAGACTTCAAAACAGTTGTTATAAACATGCTCAAACAATTAAAGCAAGCCATGTTagagaattaaaggaaaacataatgACAATGACAGAAAGATAATCTCAGTAATAACTAAAAACTctacaaaagaacaaacagaaactTTAGAGATGAAAGTACAATAACTAAAATGGAAAATCCCACCCTTCGCTCCCTTCCGGAGCCCTTGAGGCTCGCAGCCCCTGACATCTGGATTCCAGTTAGGTTGGACAACGGGAACACCCAGCAAGAGGGGTGCAGGAGGGAGGAGACGGGGGTCAGGATGCTTACCCCTGGCCTCCCCCCCTGGGGGAAGGCTCAACCGAGGGCCCCGTTCCTGGACAGGGGCCCTGGCCACACAGCCTCGGGTACTACCTAGCACACTTTTCAAAATGGCTCCTCTATTACATTCTTCTCGAACGACTTGATCTGAGCCTACCAGTGACTCCTGCCTAATAACGAGACAGGGACAGTGGCTCTCCCAGCAAGTCCATGCCTACATTCTGGCACCTCCGAAATGCTGCTTCTGGCACTGAAATTCCACTTCAGATGATCAGTCGTGCATATCTCCTAAACAACTTAAATCATTCACAGTCGAGACAGCTAGGAAAggtgactgaaaggaaagaagccCATGTCTTCACACAACTTACCCTAAAAGTTTCTGGCGAGCATCATCCTGCAGCTGAGCGGTTCTTTCTGGCCCAAGATACTTAGAACCATTTGGTCCATCACACACTAGCTTGTTAATTGCTGCCCTGACAATGTTAATCTGTAAATAAACAGCAACTCAGAAGCTCATAAGATTTCcggagaaaattattttaaaaacataaataacatCAATAACCACCATTATAATTTAAGGAttagtaacaaaaggaaaactgttTTACAGTCAACAGGAATAGTTCAAATTATTTACTATAAGCACGATTTTTAAAGTCCTACCTtataatttaatgtattttaaccCATGGGGTTACACAGTTTGAAATTAACTATTAGCCTATGTATTCTTTCGACTTTGTCTACAAGGTTTATATGAAAGGCTAAGGTACAACATGTACACTTTACAGCtcttaccactttttttttttttaagataaactttttatttttgtataattttagatttatggaAAAGTTGCAAAGCTAGAACAACAGTTCCTATCTACCCCTTGCCCAGTTTCCCCTACTGCTCACGACTTACGTTAACTACTCTGGCACATTTGTCAAGACTGGGAAACTGGCTTTGGTACAAACTATTACCTGAACCCCAGTGTGTCCTGGGTCTCACGGGGTTTCCCACTCACAGGCGCCTCGGCCCGGGGTGCACTGCGGAATGTCATTCTGTACAGGGATCCTGTCCCCCAGCTCCTAGGCTCTGGGACAGCGTCTCAGCCTTTTCCTGCTTTTTGAGACTGCGACAGTTTTGATGCGTTCCAGTCGGGTGTTCTAAGAACATCCCCCAGTTTGGGTCTGTCAGTGCTTTCCCCATGATTAGAATAGGGATATGGGTTTTGGCCTTTCTCAAGGCATCATATTTGGGGGCACTCGATGAATACCCCCAAAACTTGTCCTGGTGATGTCACCCTTCACTGCTTGGTGAATGCACGTGGTGTCAGGTTTTGCCACCATAACCTttatctttccctctttcctggcTCTGTTGTTCGAAAACATGCTGCTAAGTCTAAGCCACCCTcggaggaggaggggaggctaAGCTGCAGCTCCCAGAGGGGGAGTCATGGACCACGTCTTACTGGGAATGCGATTATAAGAAATGTGCTTGTTCCCCCCACTTATCTATGGAACTACTCACGTATTTCCAGATGAACTTGTGGGTATTTTATGCTTTGGGTTACGATGCAACACTGCATTATTCATTTCTTGCTCGAATTGGTCCAGCTCTGACCACCAGGGCTCCCTCAGGTTAGCGCCTGTGTCCTTGGACACGGCTCTATCTTCTAGTTTCTCAaggcacttccttactttctggcaccacaagaagctccaggctcatcttttattttcccctgacccagccctagaatcagccatttctccgaGCCCTGGTCACTCTTGCTGGAGAATGGTCTTGACCCCACGCTCTGGGTCTGCTCGTCGCTTCTGGGCCCCCACAGTGAGTGGAGCTCGGCAATGTGGGGGGTGCACGGTCCCGTGTAGAGCACATCCGTGACGGCGGCCCTACCTACCCGCACACATGCACTAGGCCATGCCTGGGTCTGCGCAGGGTGGTGCTCCAATCCAGCACACAGCATGGCTTCTGGCCTGCCGTTCTTGCTTCTCTGTGGTTTCCCACTCCAGTAAGCAGCAGTCCGGCTCCCACCATCCATTCTCTAATCTGTTCAGCCCCAGGAACACAGAAAGCCACTTCATTTTTGCCAGCCTGTGCCCCCAGGAGAATCAACTTGAACAGCCAGACTGCAGTGCTCACGTATGGTTCCTTCTGTTGCTACTCTTACCGTTTTCAGTCCAAACACCGGTTTCCAAAGCTTCTTTGTTCTTTGCCCACTTCAGTGCCACTGTGTCATACATCTGTGGCCcagtgacattcatttgttgccGCCTACATGTCATCTCAGGACCTCCCAACACCCTGTTGGTATTTCTCTGGGTTTACTTTCCATAATTAGATTTCTTTACGATGTACGGTTTCAACAAATGCACAGAGCCATGTATCCACTCTCTCAGGATCATAAACAATGGTTCCTTCACCCACTTCGTAGTCAACCACTCCTCCCATCTCCCTCCCATCACCACAAACCTGTCTTTTCTCcccatagttttgccttttctagaatgttatATGAACAGAACTGTAAAATATATTGACCTTGGGGgcctggcttctctcacttagtAAAATGCACTGAAGATCCACCCATACTGCTGCGTGAATCAACCGCTCACTCTTTTCTACTACACGACAGTATCTATTATCCTGCTGTGTAGAGGTGCCATGGTTTACCCACTCCCGTCACAGGGCCACCCTGGTTGCTTCCAGTGCTGAGTAGCTGTTAATAAAGCTACTCCAAACATTCACATACAGATTTTACATGGATGAAAGTTTTTAAATAACTCAGATAAATACCAAGGTGTCAGATTAGTCAGTCACATGATAGGTATACgtttaactttaaaagaaactgCCTGCTCTTTCCCTGCCGCCACCGGTTTGCGCGGAGGCGGAGGCTCGGGTGCTTTCAAGATTCGGCTCCACCCGTAATCCACCGCCATGGCCGAGGAAGGCATTGTTGCTGGAGGTGTAATGGATGTTAACACTGCTTTACAAGAGGTGATGAAGACCGCCCTCATCCACGATGGCTTAGCACGTGGCATCCGTGAAGCTGCCAAAGCCTTAGACAAGTGCCAAGCCCATCTTTGTGTACTTGCATCCAACTGTGATGAACCTATGTATGTCAAGTTGGTGGAGGCCCTTTGTGCAGAACACCAAATCAACCTAATTAAGGTTGATGATAACAAGAAACTAGGGGAATGGGTAGGCCTCTGCAAAATCGACAGAGAAGGGAAACCACGTAAAGTGGTTGGCTGCAGTTGTGTCGTTAAGGATTATGGCAAAGAATCTCAGGCCAAAAATGTCATCGAAGAATATTTCAAAtgcaaaaaatgaacaaataaacatgGCTCTCActcgtcaaaaaaaaaaagaaactgccaaatcatCTTTGAAAATGGTGGTACTATTTTGCATTTCCCCAACAATAAACAGGAGTTTCTGTTGCCCCACCTCCCTGTCAGCATTTGTTACTGTCTGCTTTTCAGATTTCAGCTCTTCTGATAGGTATGTAATGGTAtcttgtgcttttaatttgcatttccctaataacacaaaccattagcaacagcccatgaatcagtctACAAatacacctctggccagttctctttccaagcaaagtgaacacacaGGTGCAGCactcaaagttccacccactgggaggatttcccctcaccactgtctttcagggacatcccagagaggggctgcagtgctgcagctgtccactttcaggtggtgcccacatatcatgcagaaccattgGTAAACCAGGCCcgaattttctcttcctcagtcaactgattgtaaggaactccccaagatgccacagctgtgggctgggaaagagaaggtaaggtggtaggagtgggggccatgggcatttgggccacttcctcatgtaattcacttgtgccttcaggacccactcaagctctatctcgtatataccatttccattttatgaaggAGTGccgctgtgcatgcccaactttatggcttggcaggtcagacaatacccagctcatgataggtaactcaggtctcatggtaacttggtggcccatggttaggcgctctgtctctactaaggcccagcagcaggccaacagttgtttctcaaatggagagtagttatctgcagaggatggtaaagctttactccaaaatcctaagggcctgcgttgatTCTCTTataggctccaaacagcatctctgtttgccactgacacttccagcaccattggatcagaaAATTCacatggtccaagtggcagagcagcttgcacagcagcctggacctgtcacagagcctcatcttgttctggccccactcaaaactagaagcttttcggttactcggtaaatgggctgaagtagcacacccaaatgaggagtatgttgtctccaaaatccaaagaggccaactaagcgttgtgcctctttttttggtcataggaggggccagatgtaaCAGCtcatccttcaccttagaagggatctCTCGACATGTCCCACACCACTAGACACCtaaaaattttactgaggtggaaggcccctgtatttttgttggatttatctcccatcctctgacacgcAGGTACCTtatcaacaaatctagagtagttgctacttatagctcactaggtccagtcaacatatcatcaatataacgGACCAGTGTGATGCCTTGTGAGAGTGAGAAATGagc
The Choloepus didactylus isolate mChoDid1 chromosome 4, mChoDid1.pri, whole genome shotgun sequence DNA segment above includes these coding regions:
- the LOC119531025 gene encoding 40S ribosomal protein S12-like, with translation MAEEGIVAGGVMDVNTALQEVMKTALIHDGLARGIREAAKALDKCQAHLCVLASNCDEPMYVKLVEALCAEHQINLIKVDDNKKLGEWVGLCKIDREGKPRKVVGCSCVVKDYGKESQAKNVIEEYFKCKK